CTCGCCATTATCAATATCGAAGATTTGCGTCTGAGCGCCCTCAAGGAGGGCATGAATGGCCAACTGACCCTGGGCCTGGATGGCAAATCCGGCAACAGCGAAAACTTCACCACCAGCATCAACAGCCAAACCCAGTGGTTTCGCACCCCCAACACCTACATGCTCACCATGAATCTGGAATACGGCGAAAGTTTTGGCCGCGAAAATACCAACAACCATTTTCTACACATGCGACGCGTGCATGACCTCAGCGACTACACCGCCTGGGAAGCCTTTGGCCAGTGGGAACAGGACAAGTTTGCGCGGGTAAATTATCGCGCCCTCAGCGGCGGTGGCGCACGATTGCGCCTGGCTGAACCCGACCAAGACTA
This genomic stretch from Gammaproteobacteria bacterium harbors:
- a CDS encoding DUF481 domain-containing protein, whose translation is MQRFFLITIFFLSFSPMQALAIINIEDLRLSALKEGMNGQLTLGLDGKSGNSENFTTSINSQTQWFRTPNTYMLTMNLEYGESFGRENTNNHFLHMRRVHDLSDYTAWEAFGQWEQDKFARVNYRALSGGGARLRLAEPDQDYGIILGLGGFYSEEQVSADANLADSGVNSLWRANIYLALKKRWGDSIFAGATTYFQPAIADTEDFRAMHEA